Proteins encoded in a region of the Geobacillus genomosp. 3 genome:
- a CDS encoding chromate transporter, which produces MNQWHLFLAFFRVGMLGYGGGPSSIPLVRAEVVTKYRWMTDEEFAEILAIANALPGPIATKLAGYIGHRVGGPLGLVNAVLATTAPTVVLMIVLLAVLSSFKDTPWVAGMTKAVMPVVAVMLAEMTWQFAKQARAALGIGPAALLLVACFVALQWLGLHPALIVAILLAAAFVGRGKREAANGNERGERRASP; this is translated from the coding sequence ATGAACCAATGGCATTTGTTTCTCGCCTTTTTCCGCGTCGGCATGCTCGGGTATGGGGGCGGGCCATCCTCGATCCCGCTCGTGCGCGCCGAGGTCGTGACGAAATACCGGTGGATGACCGATGAAGAGTTCGCGGAAATTCTCGCCATTGCCAACGCCTTGCCCGGCCCGATCGCGACGAAGCTCGCCGGTTATATCGGCCATCGCGTCGGCGGTCCGCTCGGGCTCGTGAACGCCGTCTTGGCAACAACCGCGCCAACCGTTGTGTTGATGATCGTGCTGTTGGCTGTGCTGTCCTCGTTCAAAGATACGCCATGGGTGGCCGGGATGACAAAAGCGGTAATGCCGGTCGTAGCGGTCATGTTGGCGGAAATGACGTGGCAGTTTGCCAAGCAGGCGCGCGCGGCCCTCGGCATCGGGCCGGCTGCGTTGCTGCTTGTCGCCTGCTTTGTCGCCTTGCAGTGGCTCGGGCTCCATCCGGCGCTGATTGTCGCCATTTTGCTGGCGGCGGCGTTTGTCGGGCGGGGAAAACGGGAAGCGGCGAACGGGAACGAGCGCGGTGAAAGGAGGGCGTCACCATGA
- a CDS encoding gamma-glutamyltransferase family protein, which yields MDYLYHPYPSQRMTVFAKNGVVATSQPLAAQAGLDVLKKGGNAIDAAIAAAACLTVVEPTSNGIGGDAFALVWTNGKLYGLNASGYAPKAISIEALKERGYTEMPKYGFAPVTVPGAPAAWAALAKRFGRLPLAETLAPAIAYAENGYPVSPVLGKYWANAYRVYKEALNGPEFASWFATFAPGGRAPKIGEVWASPDHAATLRSIAETEAESFYRGELAEKIATFSKQYGGFLAADDLAEYEPEWVEPISVSYRGYEVWEIPPNGQGLVALMALNIMNGFDVPSVPDVETHHRQIEAMKLAFADGKAYIADRRYMSCSPDELLSESFAAMRRAQIGAEALTPEPGAPPKGGTVYLAAADGDGNMVSFIQSNYMGFGSGLVVPGTGIALHNRGHNFVFDERHPNGLAPRKKPYHTIIPGFLTKGGTPVGPFGVMGGFMQPQGHLQVIMNTVDFALNPQAALDAPRWQWTEGKTVLVEPHFPRHIAEALARKGHDIRVALDGGPFGRGQIIWRDPQTGVLAAGTEPRTDGAVAAW from the coding sequence ATGGACTACTTATACCACCCCTACCCATCGCAGCGGATGACGGTGTTTGCGAAAAACGGCGTCGTCGCAACGTCGCAGCCGCTGGCGGCCCAGGCGGGGCTTGACGTGCTGAAAAAGGGCGGCAACGCCATCGATGCCGCCATTGCCGCCGCCGCCTGTCTGACGGTCGTCGAACCGACATCGAACGGCATCGGCGGCGATGCGTTCGCTCTCGTCTGGACGAATGGGAAACTGTACGGGCTGAATGCGAGCGGCTATGCGCCAAAAGCGATCTCGATCGAAGCGTTGAAAGAGCGCGGCTATACCGAGATGCCGAAGTACGGTTTTGCCCCGGTGACGGTGCCGGGCGCGCCGGCGGCGTGGGCAGCGCTGGCGAAGCGCTTCGGCCGCCTGCCGCTTGCCGAAACGCTCGCTCCGGCGATCGCCTATGCGGAAAACGGCTACCCAGTATCGCCGGTGCTGGGCAAATACTGGGCGAACGCTTATCGGGTGTACAAAGAAGCGCTGAACGGGCCGGAGTTCGCCTCGTGGTTTGCGACGTTTGCGCCGGGCGGCCGCGCGCCGAAGATCGGGGAAGTGTGGGCGTCTCCGGACCATGCGGCGACGCTCCGCTCGATTGCCGAAACGGAGGCGGAAAGCTTTTACCGCGGCGAGCTGGCGGAAAAAATCGCCACCTTCTCGAAGCAATACGGCGGCTTTTTGGCGGCGGACGACCTCGCCGAGTACGAACCGGAATGGGTCGAGCCGATCTCCGTCTCCTACCGTGGCTATGAAGTGTGGGAAATTCCGCCGAACGGGCAGGGGCTTGTCGCGTTGATGGCGCTCAACATCATGAACGGGTTTGACGTGCCAAGCGTCCCGGATGTCGAGACGCACCACCGGCAAATCGAGGCGATGAAGCTGGCCTTTGCCGATGGAAAAGCGTACATCGCCGACCGCCGTTATATGAGCTGCAGCCCAGACGAGCTGTTGTCGGAGTCGTTTGCCGCCATGCGCCGGGCGCAAATCGGCGCGGAGGCGCTCACGCCGGAGCCGGGCGCGCCGCCAAAAGGCGGAACGGTCTATTTGGCCGCCGCCGACGGCGACGGGAACATGGTGTCGTTCATCCAAAGCAACTACATGGGCTTCGGCTCCGGCCTCGTCGTCCCAGGCACGGGCATCGCCCTGCACAACCGCGGCCATAACTTTGTCTTCGATGAACGCCATCCGAACGGGCTGGCGCCAAGGAAAAAGCCGTACCATACGATCATCCCCGGCTTTTTGACGAAAGGCGGCACGCCGGTCGGCCCGTTCGGCGTCATGGGCGGATTCATGCAGCCGCAAGGGCATTTGCAAGTGATCATGAACACCGTCGATTTTGCCTTGAACCCGCAAGCGGCGCTCGATGCTCCCCGCTGGCAGTGGACGGAAGGGAAAACCGTGCTCGTCGAGCCGCACTTCCCGCGCCATATCGCCGAAGCGCTCGCCCGCAAAGGGCATGACATCCGCGTGGCGTTAGACGGCGGTCCGTTCGGCCGCGGGCAAATCATTTGGCGCGACCCGCAAACCGGCGTGCTCGCCGCCGGGACGGAGCCGCGCACGGACGGGGCGGTCGCCGCTTGGTGA